A genomic region of Raphanus sativus cultivar WK10039 chromosome 6, ASM80110v3, whole genome shotgun sequence contains the following coding sequences:
- the LOC108810130 gene encoding DNA mismatch repair protein PMS1-like: MQGDSSPLIKPINRAAVHRIFSGQVILDLSSAVKELRENSLDAGATSIEINLRDHGEDYFQVIDNGCGISPSNFKRSSKLPMCLGESHGGDEEKGGESCYALDL; encoded by the exons ATGCAAGGAGATTCGTCTCCGTTGATCAAACCCATCAACAGAGCCGCCGTTCACAGAATCTTCTCCGGACAAGTCATCCTAGACCTCTCCTCCGCCGTCAAGGAGCTCAGGGAGAACAGCCTCGACGCTGGAGCCACCAGCATCGAAATCAACCTCCGCGACCACGGCGAAGACTACTTCCAAGTCATCGACAACGGCTGCGGCATTTCCCCGTCCAATTTCAAG AGAAGCTCTAAGCTCCCTATGTGCCTTGGGGAATCTCACGGTGGAGACGAGGAGAAAGGAGGAGAAAGTTGCTACGCTCTTGACCTTTGA